In Natranaerobius trueperi, the sequence ATCAATACTTAGATATTCATCAGGATATTCTTCGAGTTTTTCACTCCATTCAACTACACTAACTCCATTACCGTATAAAAAATCTGTTAGCCCAAGTTCTAAAAATTCCTCTGAATCCTCAATTCGATATAAATCAAAATGATAAAGATAAACTTTCTCACCTGGGTATTGTGACATAATTGTAAAGCTGGGGCTTGTAACATGATCTGTTATAGCTAAACCTTTAGCAATCCCTTTTGTAAAAGTTGT encodes:
- the tsaE gene encoding tRNA (adenosine(37)-N6)-threonylcarbamoyltransferase complex ATPase subunit type 1 TsaE; translation: MIVKTTSTDHTMKIGERLARKLKQGDILLLTGDLGAGKTTFTKGIAKGLAITDHVTSPSFTIMSQYPGEKVYLYHFDLYRIEDSEEFLELGLTDFLYGNGVSVVEWSEKLEEYPDEYLSIDIKLDPEDAESRLINFTPQGSHFKEILEKLSQEVF